A window from Oreochromis aureus strain Israel breed Guangdong linkage group 16, ZZ_aureus, whole genome shotgun sequence encodes these proteins:
- the fev gene encoding protein FEV gives MRQDCGGNLMFNMYLSDPTENLLKESKGTSWAPINTGVQKGSGQIQLWQFLLELLSDSTNMSCIAWEGTNGEFKLIDPDEVARRWGERKSKPNMNYDKLSRALRYYYDKNIMTKVHGKRYAYKFDFHGLAQVCQPSTTEQAIYKFQGNFSPIPFSGISKLNLVAPGVGPSGFSYWPGSTPAALYHSHNLQPPGPFGTVSPSHIGCVNNISSLSNINNHYN, from the exons ATGAGACAGGACTGCGGAGGAAACCTCATGTTCAACATGTATCTCTCAG ATCCAACAGAAAATCTGTTGAAAGAAAGCAAAGGAACATCCTGGGCTCCGATAAATACAGGAGTTCAAAAAG GGAGTGGGCAGATTCAGCTCTGGCAGTTCCTGCTGGAGCTCCTCTCTGACAGCACCAACATGTCGTGCATCGCCTGGGAGGGCACCAACGGAGAGTTCAAGCTCATCGACCCCGACGAGGTGGCTCGGCGCTGGGGGGAGCGCAAAAGCAAACCCAACATGAACTATGACAAGCTGAGCCGGGCGCTGCGCTACTACTACGACAAAAACATCATGACCAAAGTTCACGGCAAAAGATACGCCTACAAGTTTGATTTCCACGGCTTGGCGCAGGTGTGCCAGCCGTCCACCACCGAGCAGGCCATCTACAAATTTCAGGGCAACTTCTCCCCGATCCCCTTCTCCGGGATTTCCAAACTGAATCTCGTGGCTCCTGGCGTGGGGCCTTCGGGGTTCTCCTACTGGCCTGGGTCCACACCAGCGGCTCTGTACCACAGCCACAACCTCCAGCCTCCGGGCCCGTTTGGCACCGTGTCCCCGTCCCACATCGGCTGCGTCAACAACATCAGCAGTCTGAGCAACATCAACAACCACTACAACTGA